A stretch of Lathyrus oleraceus cultivar Zhongwan6 chromosome 6, CAAS_Psat_ZW6_1.0, whole genome shotgun sequence DNA encodes these proteins:
- the LOC127091291 gene encoding uncharacterized protein LOC127091291 isoform X1 has translation MTARGSDPIRGRFRPEMAMALAIVLISTTVVSVAADGYPYSSPPPPTYEYKSPPPSTPSPPPPYEYKSPPPPPIEPPYEYKSPPPPPIEHKAPPYEYKSPPPPSASPPPPYEYKSPPPPSSSPPPPYYYKSPPPPSPSPPPPYYYKSPPPPSPSPPPPYYYKSPPPPSPVYKYNSPPPPSPTYVYKSPPPPTPVYKYKSPPPPSPTYVYKSPPPPTPVYKYKSPPPPSPTYVYKSPPPPTPVYKYKSPPPPSPTYVYKSPPPPTPVYKPPYYYNSPPPPTPVYKYKSPPPPSPTYVYKSPPPPTPVYKPPYYYNSPPPPTPVYKYNSPPPPSPTYVYKSPPPPAPVYKYNSPPPPTPVYKYNSPPPPSPVYKYNSPPPPSPVYVYKSPPPPTPVYKPPYYYNSPPPPTPVYKYNSPPPPSPTYVYKSPPPPSPVYKPPYYYNSPPPPTPVYKYNSPPPPTPVYKYNSPPPPTYYYNSPPPPVKSPPPPTPYYYQSPPPPKYTPPPYYYSSPPPPVVYPPHPYHHSLIVKVVGKVYSYKCYNWEYPEKSHDKKHLKGAVVEVKCKAGRNIIKAYGKTKNNGKYAITIPNFNYVKYGPTVCKAKLHAPPKGSPFNIPTKLNEGTDLWVKSKDKYEVVLKAKPFAYASKKHYEECEKPKPSPTPYYYKSPPPPTPTYIYKSPPPPSPTYVYKSPPPPSPIYKPPYYYNSPPPPTPVYKYNSPPPPSPTYVYKSPPPPSPAYKPPYYYNSPPPPTPVYKYNSPPPPSPTYVYKSPPPPSPIYKPPYYYNSPPPPTPVYKYNSPPPPSPTYVYKSPPPPSPVYKPPYYYNSPPPPTPVYKYNSPPPPSPTYVYKSPPPPSPVYKPPYYYNSPPPPTPVYKYNSPPPPSPTYVYKSPPPPSPAYKPPYYYNSPPPPTPVYKYNSPPPPSPTYVYKSPPPPSPVYKPPYYYNSPPPPTPVYKYSSPPPPTPVYKYNSPPPPSPTYVYKSPPPPSPVYKPPYYYNSPPPPSPTYKYNSPPPPSPTYVYKSPPPPSPTYVYKSPPPPSPVYKPPYYYNSPPPPTPVYKYNSPPPPTPVYKYNSPPPPTPIYKPPYYYNSPPPPTPVYKYNSPPPPTPVYKYNSPPPPTPVYKYNSPPPPTPVYKYNSPPPPTPVYKYNSPPPPSPVYKYNSPPPPSPVYKYNSPPPPSPVYKYNSPPPPTPVYKYNSPPPPSPVYKYNSPPPPSPVYKYNSPPPPTPVYKYNSPPPPTPVYKYNSPPPPTPVYKYKSPPPPSPTYEYKSPPPPTPVYKYKSPPPPSPTYVYKSPPPPTPVYKYNSPPPPSPSHPPPYYYNSPPPPSPSPPPPYYYQSPPPPSSSPPPPYYYQSPPPPSPTPHTPYYYKSPPPPTSSPPPPYHYVSPPPPTSSPPPPYHYTSPPPPSPSPAPTYIYKSPPPPVKSPPPPAYIYASPPPPIYK, from the exons ATGACTGCTAGGGGCAGTGACCCCATAAGGGGTCGGTTTCGGCCGGAAATGGCCATGGCATTGGCCATTGTTCTGATTTCTACTACTGTGGTTTCTGTTGCTGCTGATGGTTACCCATACAGTTCTCCTCCACCACCAACTTATGAGTACAAGTCACCTCCACCATCAACTCCTTCACCACCACCTCCTTATGAGTACAAGTCACCCCCTCCACCACCCATTGAACCTCCTTATGAGTACAAGTCACCCCCTCCACCACCCATTGAACATAAGGCTCCACCATATGAGTACAAGTCACCTCCACCACCATCTGCCTCACCCCCACCTCCTTATGAGTACAAGTCTCCTCCACCACCTTCTTCATCACCTCCACCTCCTTACTACTATAAATCTCCACCACCACCCTCTCCCTCACCTCCACCACCTTACTACTACAAATCTCCTCCACCACCCTCTCCTTCCCCTCCTCCACCTTACTATTACAAGTCTCCCCCACCACCATCACCTGTTTACAAATACAATTCACCACCTCCACCATCACCAACTTATGTGTACAAATCTCCTCCTCCTCCAACACCAGTTTATAAATATAAATCACCACCTCCACCATCACCAACATATGTGTACAAGTCTCCTCCTCCTCCAACACCAGTTTACAAGTATAAGTCACCACCTCCACCATCACCAACATATGTGTACAAGTCTCCTCCTCCTCCAACACCAGTTTACAAGTATAAGTCACCACCTCCACCATCACCAACATATGTGTACAAGTCTCCTCCTCCTCCAACACCGGTATACAAACCTCCATACTACTACAATTCACCTCCTCCTCCAACACCAGTTTACAAATACAAATCACCACCTCCTCCATCACCAACTTACGTGTACAAGTCTCCTCCTCCACCAACACCAGTATACAAACCCCCATACTACTATAACTCACCTCCTCCTCCAACACCAGTTTACAAGTATAATTCACCACCTCCACCATCACCAACTTACGTGTACAAGTCTCCTCCTCCTCCCGCACCAGTTTATAAGTACAACTCACCACCTCCTCCAACACCAGTATACAAATACAACTCACCACCTCCTCCATCACCAGTTTACAAGTACAACTCACCACCTCCTCCATCACCAGTTTACGTCTACAAGTCACCACCCCCACCAACACCTGTATACAAACCCCCATACTACTACAACTCACCTCCTCCTCCAACACCAGTGTACAAGTACAATTCACCACCTCCACCGTCACCAACTTACGTGTACAAGTCACCACCCCCACCATCACCTGTATACAAACCCCCATACTACTACAACTCACCTCCTCCTCCAACACCAGTGTACAAGTACAATTCACCTCCTCCTCCAACACCGGTGTACAAATATAATTCACCTCCTCCTCCAACTTACTACTACAATTCGCCACCACCTCCGGTAAAATCTCCTCCTCCACCAACACCTTACTACTACCAATCTCCACCACCACCCAAGTACACTCCACCTCCATACTACTATAGCTCTCCTCCTCCCCCTGTTGTGTATCCCCCACATCCATATCACCACTCATTGATTGTGAAGGTAGTGGGTAAAGTCTACAGCTACAAGTGCTATAACTGGGAGTATCCTGAAAAGTCTCATGACAAGAAACACCTCAAAG GTGCTGTTGTTGAGGTCAAATGCAAAGCTGGAAGGAACATCATCAAGGCGTACGGTAAAACTAAGAACAATGGAAAGTACGCCATCACAATTCCAAACTTTAACTATGTGAAATATGGTCCCACAGTGTGCAAAGCCAAACTACATGCTCCACCTAAAGGCTCTCCATTCAACATCCCAACTAAGCTCAATGAGGGAACCGACTTGTGGGTAAAATCTAAAGACAAGTATGAAGTTGTGCTCAAGGCAAAGCCATTCGCCTATGCTTCTAAGAAGCATTATGAAGAATGTGAAAAGCCTAAGCCTTCACCAACTCCTTACTACTACAAGTCACCTCCTCCTCCTACACCAACTTACATATACAAGTCACCACCCCCACCATCACCAACTTATGTGTACAAGTCACCACCTCCACCATCACCTATATACAAACCCCCATATTACTACAACTCACCTCCTCCTCCAACACCAGTTTACAAGTACAATTCACCACCTCCACCATCACCAACTTACGTGTACAAGTCACCACCTCCACCATCACCTGCATACAAACCCCCATACTACTATAACTCACCTCCTCCTCCAACACCGGTTTACAAGTACAACTCACCACCTCCACCGTCACCAACATACGTGTATAAATCACCACCACCACCATCACCTATATACAAACCCCCGTACTACTACAATTCACCTCCTCCTCCAACACCAGTTTACAAGTACAATTCACCACCTCCACCATCACCAACTTATGTGTACAAGTCACCACCCCCACCATCACCGGTATACAAACCCCCGTACTACTACAACTCACCTCCTCCCCCAACACCAGTTTACAAATACAACTCACCTCCTCCACCGTCACCAACATACGTGTACAAGTCACCACCCCCACCATCACCTGTGTACAAACCCCCATACTACTACAACTCACCTCCTCCTCCAACCCCAGTTTACAAGTACAATTCACCACCCCCACCGTCACCAACATATGTCTACAAGTCTCCACCCCCGCCATCACCTGCGTACAAACCCCCATACTATTACAACTCACCTCCTCCACCAACGCCTGTTTATAAGTACAATTCTCCACCTCCACCGTCACCAACTTATGTGTACAAGTCACCACCCCCACCATCACCTGTATACAAACCCCCATACTACTATAACTCGCCTCCTCCTCCAACACCAGTTTACAAATACAGTTCACCTCCTCCTCCAACACCGGTTTATAAGTACAATTCACCTCCTCCACCATCACCAACTTACGTGTACAAGTCACCACCCCCACCATCACCGGTATACAAACCCCCATACTACTACAATTCACCTCCTCCACCATCACCAACTTACAAGTACAATTCACCACCTCCGCCATCACCAACTTATGTGTATAAGTCACCACCTCCACCATCACCAACTTATGTGTATAAGTCACCACCTCCACCATCACCTGTGTACAAACCCCCGTACTACTACAACTCACCTCCTCCTCCAACACCAGTTTACAAGTACAATTCACCTCCTCCACCAACACCAGTTTACAAGTACAATTCACCTCCTCCACCAACACCTATATACAAACCTCCATACTACTACAATTCACCTCCTCCTCCAACCCCAGTTTACAAGTACAACTCACCTCCTCCTCCAACACCGGTTTACAAATACAACTCCCCTCCTCCTCCAACACCGGTTTACAAGTACAACTCCCCTCCTCCTCCAACACCGGTTTACAAGTACAACTCACCTCCTCCTCCAACACCGGTTTACAAATACAACTCACCTCCTCCTCCATCACCGGTTTACAAGTACAACTCACCTCCTCCTCCATCACCTGTTTACAAGTACAACTCACCTCCTCCTCCATCACCGGTTTACAAGTACAACTCCCCTCCTCCTCCAACACCGGTTTACAAATACAACTCCCCTCCTCCTCCATCACCGGTTTACAAGTACAACTCCCCTCCTCCTCCATCACCGGTTTACAAGTACAACTCCCCCCCTCCTCCAACACCGGTTTACAAGTACAACTCCCCTCCTCCTCCAACACCGGTTTACAAGTACAACTCCCCACCTCCTCCAACACCGGTTTACAAGTACAAGTCACCACCTCCACCGTCACCAACTTACGAGTACAAATCTCCTCCTCCTCCAACACCAGTTTACAAGTACAAATCTCCACCTCCACCATCACCTACATATGTGTACAAGTCTCCTCCACCACCAACACCAGTTTACAAGTACAACTCACCACCTCCACCATCCCCATCACATCCCCCTCCATACTATTACAATTCTCCCCCACCGCCATCACCATCCCCACCTCCACCTTACTATTACCAATCCCCACCACCACCATCCTCTTCTCCACCACCTCCTTATTACTATCAAAGTCCTCCTCCCCCGTCTCCCACTCCTCATACTCCCTACTACTACAAATCCCCTCCACCACCAACGTCATCTCCTCCACCTCCTTACCACTATGTGAGTCCTCCCCCACCAACATCATCTCCTCCCCCACCATACCACTACACATCGCCACCTCCTCCCTCCCCGTCTCCTGCTCCCACATACATTTACAAATCACCTCCCCCACCAGTGAAATCGCCTCCCCCACCAGCTTACATTTATGCATCCCCACCACCACCTATCTACAAGTAA
- the LOC127091291 gene encoding uncharacterized protein LOC127091291 isoform X8, whose protein sequence is MTARGSDPIRGRFRPEMAMALAIVLISTTVVSVAADGYPYSSPPPPTYEYKSPPPSTPSPPPPYEYKSPPPPPIEPPYEYKSPPPPPIEHKAPPYEYKSPPPPSASPPPPYEYKSPPPPSSSPPPPYYYKSPPPPSPSPPPPYYYKSPPPPSPSPPPPYYYKSPPPPSPVYKYNSPPPPSPTYVYKSPPPPTPVYKYKSPPPPSPTYVYKSPPPPTPVYKYKSPPPPSPTYVYKSPPPPTPVYKYKSPPPPSPTYVYKSPPPPTPVYKPPYYYNSPPPPTPVYKYKSPPPPSPTYVYKSPPPPTPVYKPPYYYNSPPPPTPVYKYNSPPPPSPTYVYKSPPPPAPVYKYNSPPPPTPVYKYNSPPPPSPVYKYNSPPPPSPVYVYKSPPPPTPVYKPPYYYNSPPPPTPVYKYNSPPPPSPTYVYKSPPPPSPVYKPPYYYNSPPPPTPVYKYNSPPPPTPVYKYNSPPPPTYYYNSPPPPVKSPPPPTPYYYQSPPPPKYTPPPYYYSSPPPPVVYPPHPYHHSLIVKVVGKVYSYKCYNWEYPEKSHDKKHLKGAVVEVKCKAGRNIIKAYGKTKNNGKYAITIPNFNYVKYGPTVCKAKLHAPPKGSPFNIPTKLNEGTDLWVKSKDKYEVVLKAKPFAYASKKHYEECEKPKPSPTPYYYKSPPPPTPTYIYKSPPPPSPTYVYKSPPPPSPIYKPPYYYNSPPPPTPVYKYNSPPPPSPTYVYKSPPPPSPAYKPPYYYNSPPPPTPVYKYNSPPPPSPTYVYKSPPPPSPIYKPPYYYNSPPPPTPVYKYNSPPPPSPTYVYKSPPPPSPVYKPPYYYNSPPPPTPVYKYNSPPPPSPTYVYKSPPPPSPVYKPPYYYNSPPPPTPVYKYNSPPPPSPTYVYKSPPPPSPAYKPPYYYNSPPPPTPVYKYNSPPPPSPTYVYKSPPPPSPVYKPPYYYNSPPPPTPVYKYSSPPPPTPVYKYNSPPPPSPTYVYKSPPPPSPVYKPPYYYNSPPPPSPTYKYNSPPPPSPTYVYKSPPPPSPTYVYKSPPPPSPVYKPPYYYNSPPPPTPVYKYNSPPPPTPVYKYNSPPPPTPIYKPPYYYNSPPPPTPVYKYNSPPPPTPVYKYNSPPPPSPVYKYNSPPPPSPVYKYNSPPPPSPVYKYNSPPPPTPVYKYNSPPPPSPVYKYNSPPPPSPVYKYNSPPPPTPVYKYNSPPPPTPVYKYNSPPPPTPVYKYKSPPPPSPTYEYKSPPPPTPVYKYKSPPPPSPTYVYKSPPPPTPVYKYNSPPPPSPSHPPPYYYNSPPPPSPSPPPPYYYQSPPPPSSSPPPPYYYQSPPPPSPTPHTPYYYKSPPPPTSSPPPPYHYVSPPPPTSSPPPPYHYTSPPPPSPSPAPTYIYKSPPPPVKSPPPPAYIYASPPPPIYK, encoded by the exons ATGACTGCTAGGGGCAGTGACCCCATAAGGGGTCGGTTTCGGCCGGAAATGGCCATGGCATTGGCCATTGTTCTGATTTCTACTACTGTGGTTTCTGTTGCTGCTGATGGTTACCCATACAGTTCTCCTCCACCACCAACTTATGAGTACAAGTCACCTCCACCATCAACTCCTTCACCACCACCTCCTTATGAGTACAAGTCACCCCCTCCACCACCCATTGAACCTCCTTATGAGTACAAGTCACCCCCTCCACCACCCATTGAACATAAGGCTCCACCATATGAGTACAAGTCACCTCCACCACCATCTGCCTCACCCCCACCTCCTTATGAGTACAAGTCTCCTCCACCACCTTCTTCATCACCTCCACCTCCTTACTACTATAAATCTCCACCACCACCCTCTCCCTCACCTCCACCACCTTACTACTACAAATCTCCTCCACCACCCTCTCCTTCCCCTCCTCCACCTTACTATTACAAGTCTCCCCCACCACCATCACCTGTTTACAAATACAATTCACCACCTCCACCATCACCAACTTATGTGTACAAATCTCCTCCTCCTCCAACACCAGTTTATAAATATAAATCACCACCTCCACCATCACCAACATATGTGTACAAGTCTCCTCCTCCTCCAACACCAGTTTACAAGTATAAGTCACCACCTCCACCATCACCAACATATGTGTACAAGTCTCCTCCTCCTCCAACACCAGTTTACAAGTATAAGTCACCACCTCCACCATCACCAACATATGTGTACAAGTCTCCTCCTCCTCCAACACCGGTATACAAACCTCCATACTACTACAATTCACCTCCTCCTCCAACACCAGTTTACAAATACAAATCACCACCTCCTCCATCACCAACTTACGTGTACAAGTCTCCTCCTCCACCAACACCAGTATACAAACCCCCATACTACTATAACTCACCTCCTCCTCCAACACCAGTTTACAAGTATAATTCACCACCTCCACCATCACCAACTTACGTGTACAAGTCTCCTCCTCCTCCCGCACCAGTTTATAAGTACAACTCACCACCTCCTCCAACACCAGTATACAAATACAACTCACCACCTCCTCCATCACCAGTTTACAAGTACAACTCACCACCTCCTCCATCACCAGTTTACGTCTACAAGTCACCACCCCCACCAACACCTGTATACAAACCCCCATACTACTACAACTCACCTCCTCCTCCAACACCAGTGTACAAGTACAATTCACCACCTCCACCGTCACCAACTTACGTGTACAAGTCACCACCCCCACCATCACCTGTATACAAACCCCCATACTACTACAACTCACCTCCTCCTCCAACACCAGTGTACAAGTACAATTCACCTCCTCCTCCAACACCGGTGTACAAATATAATTCACCTCCTCCTCCAACTTACTACTACAATTCGCCACCACCTCCGGTAAAATCTCCTCCTCCACCAACACCTTACTACTACCAATCTCCACCACCACCCAAGTACACTCCACCTCCATACTACTATAGCTCTCCTCCTCCCCCTGTTGTGTATCCCCCACATCCATATCACCACTCATTGATTGTGAAGGTAGTGGGTAAAGTCTACAGCTACAAGTGCTATAACTGGGAGTATCCTGAAAAGTCTCATGACAAGAAACACCTCAAAG GTGCTGTTGTTGAGGTCAAATGCAAAGCTGGAAGGAACATCATCAAGGCGTACGGTAAAACTAAGAACAATGGAAAGTACGCCATCACAATTCCAAACTTTAACTATGTGAAATATGGTCCCACAGTGTGCAAAGCCAAACTACATGCTCCACCTAAAGGCTCTCCATTCAACATCCCAACTAAGCTCAATGAGGGAACCGACTTGTGGGTAAAATCTAAAGACAAGTATGAAGTTGTGCTCAAGGCAAAGCCATTCGCCTATGCTTCTAAGAAGCATTATGAAGAATGTGAAAAGCCTAAGCCTTCACCAACTCCTTACTACTACAAGTCACCTCCTCCTCCTACACCAACTTACATATACAAGTCACCACCCCCACCATCACCAACTTATGTGTACAAGTCACCACCTCCACCATCACCTATATACAAACCCCCATATTACTACAACTCACCTCCTCCTCCAACACCAGTTTACAAGTACAATTCACCACCTCCACCATCACCAACTTACGTGTACAAGTCACCACCTCCACCATCACCTGCATACAAACCCCCATACTACTATAACTCACCTCCTCCTCCAACACCGGTTTACAAGTACAACTCACCACCTCCACCGTCACCAACATACGTGTATAAATCACCACCACCACCATCACCTATATACAAACCCCCGTACTACTACAATTCACCTCCTCCTCCAACACCAGTTTACAAGTACAATTCACCACCTCCACCATCACCAACTTATGTGTACAAGTCACCACCCCCACCATCACCGGTATACAAACCCCCGTACTACTACAACTCACCTCCTCCCCCAACACCAGTTTACAAATACAACTCACCTCCTCCACCGTCACCAACATACGTGTACAAGTCACCACCCCCACCATCACCTGTGTACAAACCCCCATACTACTACAACTCACCTCCTCCTCCAACCCCAGTTTACAAGTACAATTCACCACCCCCACCGTCACCAACATATGTCTACAAGTCTCCACCCCCGCCATCACCTGCGTACAAACCCCCATACTATTACAACTCACCTCCTCCACCAACGCCTGTTTATAAGTACAATTCTCCACCTCCACCGTCACCAACTTATGTGTACAAGTCACCACCCCCACCATCACCTGTATACAAACCCCCATACTACTATAACTCGCCTCCTCCTCCAACACCAGTTTACAAATACAGTTCACCTCCTCCTCCAACACCGGTTTATAAGTACAATTCACCTCCTCCACCATCACCAACTTACGTGTACAAGTCACCACCCCCACCATCACCGGTATACAAACCCCCATACTACTACAATTCACCTCCTCCACCATCACCAACTTACAAGTACAATTCACCACCTCCGCCATCACCAACTTATGTGTATAAGTCACCACCTCCACCATCACCAACTTATGTGTATAAGTCACCACCTCCACCATCACCTGTGTACAAACCCCCGTACTACTACAACTCACCTCCTCCTCCAACACCAGTTTACAAGTACAATTCACCTCCTCCACCAACACCAGTTTACAAGTACAATTCACCTCCTCCACCAACACCTATATACAAACCTCCATACTACTACAATTCACCTCCTCCTCCAACCCCAGTTTACAAGTACAACTCACCTCCTCCTCCAACACCGGTTTACAAATACAACTCCC CTCCTCCTCCATCACCGGTTTACAAGTACAACTCACCTCCTCCTCCATCACCTGTTTACAAGTACAACTCACCTCCTCCTCCATCACCGGTTTACAAGTACAACTCCCCTCCTCCTCCAACACCGGTTTACAAATACAACTCCCCTCCTCCTCCATCACCGGTTTACAAGTACAACTCCCCTCCTCCTCCATCACCGGTTTACAAGTACAACTCCCCCCCTCCTCCAACACCGGTTTACAAGTACAACTCCCCTCCTCCTCCAACACCGGTTTACAAGTACAACTCCCCACCTCCTCCAACACCGGTTTACAAGTACAAGTCACCACCTCCACCGTCACCAACTTACGAGTACAAATCTCCTCCTCCTCCAACACCAGTTTACAAGTACAAATCTCCACCTCCACCATCACCTACATATGTGTACAAGTCTCCTCCACCACCAACACCAGTTTACAAGTACAACTCACCACCTCCACCATCCCCATCACATCCCCCTCCATACTATTACAATTCTCCCCCACCGCCATCACCATCCCCACCTCCACCTTACTATTACCAATCCCCACCACCACCATCCTCTTCTCCACCACCTCCTTATTACTATCAAAGTCCTCCTCCCCCGTCTCCCACTCCTCATACTCCCTACTACTACAAATCCCCTCCACCACCAACGTCATCTCCTCCACCTCCTTACCACTATGTGAGTCCTCCCCCACCAACATCATCTCCTCCCCCACCATACCACTACACATCGCCACCTCCTCCCTCCCCGTCTCCTGCTCCCACATACATTTACAAATCACCTCCCCCACCAGTGAAATCGCCTCCCCCACCAGCTTACATTTATGCATCCCCACCACCACCTATCTACAAGTAA